A stretch of Miscanthus floridulus cultivar M001 chromosome 13, ASM1932011v1, whole genome shotgun sequence DNA encodes these proteins:
- the LOC136499431 gene encoding uncharacterized protein: MRPAKAQSRFHLPQPAPACSSPWAKPSSAARLPAAAAPVSHAAHPRPEPQTTGAHASAKVDVVPNLRPHEADAAAAAATRFSGLARATRFTRAYKWRSPLCRAAFETLAPPASSNPSPRRHTSRRAAAAVDLLACRVPDGETCTMTFAARVRPGMLLHHHKENNDPADAQRPGMGQRTAAGTGRQPLTAAAGGYHGGVCEQRECRPSTRRPRMDSNHADFI, from the exons ATGAGG CCTGCTAAGGCCCAGAGCCGCTTCCACCTCCCGCAGCCCGCCCCGGCCTGTTCCAGCCCTTGGGCCAAGCCCAGCAGCGCGGCCCGGCTACCAGCGGCAGCAGCGCCCGTCAGCCACGCTGCCCACCCGCGCCCTGAGCCACAGACCAcaggggcccacgcgtcagcgaagGTGGACGTCGTCCCCAACCTCCGTCCGCACGAagcggacgccgccgccgctgctgccactCGTTTCTCCGGGCTCGCACGCGCAACGAGGTTCACCCGCGCCTATAAATGGAGGTCCCCATTGTGCCGAGCCGCCTtcgaaaccctagcgccgcccgCTTCCTCTAACCCCAGCCCTCGCCGCCATACATCCCGACGAGCAGCAGCCGCCGTCGATCTCCTCGCCTGCCGCGTCCCCGACGGCGAGACCTGCACGATGACCTTCGCAGCGAG GGTGCGCCCGGGGATGCTGCTGCACCACCACAAGGAGAACAACGACCCGGCGGACGCGCAGCGTCCTGGAATGGGCCAGCGCACCGCTGCCGGAACCGGGAGGCAGCCGCTCACCGCTGCCGCCGGAGGATACCACGGCGGTGTTTGCGAGCAGAGAGAATGTCGACCCTCAACAAGAAGACCAAG